The genomic stretch caggatctcgagtcgtctccagatgttgttacaggtattatatctgtgttttcttatgatgtatatgcgttgattgatccgggatctacattatcatatgttacaccctttgtggctaataagtttggcattgaacctgaattgataagtaaacccctcgcggtatctactccgataggagattctgtgattgctagaagggtatatagaggttgcactgtgatgatttgtagtcgtcaaacctcgacaaatttatttgagttagaaatggttgattttgatgtgataatgggaatggactggttggcctcatgctatgcaaatgttgactgtcgtacgaagatggttaggttccaatttccgggtgaacccgtcattgaatggaaagggaacattgctacaccgaaaggtaggtttatttcctatcttaaggcaaggaaaatgatctcaaaaggttacatttatcatctcgttcgcgttagggatgtggaggcgaaaccgcctactttacaatcaatccctgtggttaacgaattcccagatgttttcccagatgaactcccgggccttcctcctgaaagggagattgagtttagcattgatgtgttgcctgacactcaaccgatctctattcctccatacagaatggccccggcagagttgcgagagttgaaggtgcagttgaaggacttgctggataagggctttattaggcctagcacttcaccttggggtgcaccagtcctattcgtgcggaagaaagacgggtcgttacggatgtgtatcgactatcgacagttgaataagtctactataaagaacaagtatccacttccaagaattgatgacctgtttgaccaactccagggtgccaagtatttctccaagattgatttacgttcagggtatcatcaggtaagggttagggagaaagatattccaaagacggccttccggacaagatatgggcactttgagttcttggtgatgtcgttcgggctaacaaatgccccagcagcttttatggatctcatgaatactatattcaggccctatcttgatgtgttcgtgattgtattcattgatgacattctagtgtattctcgttcggaggcggaacatgcgggccacttgcggatagtattacagacgcttcaggatcgtaagttatatgctaagctctccaaatgtgaattctggctgaactcagtagcattccttggccatgtgatatctgatgagggtattagtgtcgacactcagaagatcgatgcagtaaagaattggccgagacctacaacaccatcagaagtccgcagcttcctagggctagcaggatattataggcggtttgtagaaggattttcctctatatcatcaccattgactaagttaacacaaaaagctaccaaattccagtggtctgacacttgtgaacgtagttttcaggagttgaagaatcgattgacatctgcaccagtgctcactcttcctgaaggaacagaaggttatgtggtatattgtgatgcctcaggtataggtttggggtgcgtattgatgcagcatgggaatgtgattgcttatgcatcaagacaattgaagaagcatgaaaagaattatccaacccatgatttggaattggctgcagtaatatatgctttgaagatatggcggcactacttatacggcgtccatgttgacatctacacagatcacaagagtttacaatacatcttcaagcagaaagagttgaatttgaggcagcgtaggtggcttgaattattgaaagactacgacgtcgagatattgtatcatcccggtaaagccaatgttgtggcagacgctctcagccgtaaatcaatgggaagcttagtacatattgaggcaggtagatgggggttgattaaagagcttcatcagctagccaatatgagaatcagattgttagactctgatgacggaggtgttactgtacagaatacatcagaatcatctttggtagccgaggtaaaagcacgacaatatgaagatcctatcttagtacgattaagagaaagcattcaacagtgtaaaagtatggcttttaggatcggaaaagatggggcactgagataccagagccgattgtgtgtgcctaatgtggcagggttgcgagagaagattatgaatgagattcatcaatcccgatattccatccatcccggctcgacaaagatgtatcatgatgtcaaggagcagtattggtgggataatatgaagaagtctattgctgaatttgtagcccagtgtcccaattgtcaacaagtaaagatagaacatcagaaacccggtggattgcttcaaaatatagagattccgacctggaagtgggaggtgattaatatggacttcattattggattacctcgctcttatcataagtttgactccatctgggtgataattgatcgacttacaaaatgtgcccattttctgccagtgaagacaacttacgcggctgaagattatgcaaagttgtatatcaaggagattgttaggcttcatggtgtgcccatatctattatatcagaccgaggagctcaatttacggctaacttttggaggtctttccagaagggtttaggcacacaagtaaatctcagcactgcatttcatccgcagactgacggacaggctgaacgtaccattcagacactggaagatatgctacgagcatgtgttctagattttaaggggaattgggatgatcatcttccactcatagaattcgcctataacaatagctaccattccagtattaaaatggccccatacgaggcactatacgggaggagatgtagatcaccagttggatggttcgaagtcggtgaaacagaattatatgggccagatttgattcaccaagctattgagaaggtgaaagtgatacaggagcgattgaggacggcacaaagcaggcaaaaatcttattctgatgtccgacgtcgtgatctagagtttgaggttggtgattgggttttcctgaggatctcaccaatgaagggtattatgcattttgggaagaaaggtaagctgagtccaaggtatatcgggccgtataaaattcttcgacggattggacaggttgcttatgagttagaattgccatccgaattggaatttgtccacccggtattccatgtatctatgttgagaaaatgtattggagacccttctcgagtcgtccctatcaaagatgtacaagttacagaggacctatcatatgaagaagtgccagtggcgatattagatcggcaagtccgcaagctgagaacaaaagatgtagcttccgtcaaagtattgtggaggaacaaaaatatggaagaaatgacatgggaagcagaagaggagatgaagtctaaatacccttacttattccagaatgaagataacaaggatgctggtggaagacaggatacattggaagaagaaacggctttatgaggtaagcaataatttgagaatactcctccttaatacaaaatggtgatatgtagataatgtaaatacgcataatgctttgtgtagccttgtgaagccatatgttgggcttaattacatgcaagtttttctagtgaccattttataggggaaaattgatcggaaatttccattggaatccacggtgatttaaactccccctaaacccttacattcgaggacgaatgttcctaagggggggagggtgttacaacccatatccacatgtgttagttcatgccatatattagttaacataaatccaaaaaggaattatctttgagatgataagaagtcaatcctattggtcttaagtgatacaagagtgtataagggtgattaaccagtattagaagttaaacgaatcaaggatgttgtaactcgtattttcaggtaatctagcggtgcttaatacactcaagaggtcatttattaaggtattttaatcatataatatctgtatcataagtcttgaagtcaaacgagttatgaaacaaaagtcgacaaaagttgtcgcaacttaggttcataattttacttaaacattaggtcaaatgtttctaatcttttctcataatttacaaggaattacggggtgatctaccaacaaaattaaagatctatgagtctagtttccaacgcattaaaccgttcatcgatacaatttcggagtagagagatattcgcgttttcgcgagactgcgccaagcacctctctatggggcccactaagtcggtttaagatatttggacctatataggatgactccaacccgttttaagtcatttattttcactattttcagaccttagaaccctaggaacatcctctcaaggttctctcaagattcaagacccaaaaaagggcaaacaacacaaatcaagtgtcgggaattccgtggcgctagtaagtctcttgttcttcttgttgttgctcatttttgtgtcgttccaactcgtgtgggaggttgttttaaagggtatatgttctgtaaatactccctaatgttcttaatattaatcctaggtgatttcaagccttctaaagtgattctagtgccgaaaaacactaattgatcgctagtttcatttttttgttgttgtggcagcattggagggatatttcttggaaatttaaggtcaaattggagttgttctttctgtataaaggtaagtaacctcttactctatatgtatttaagattatccaagttgcggctaagccattgaagctagaacttgtgagatatatatcgaaaggtttggtagtagtgttattgttttgtggactgttttgcgttgttgttgggctgcgtattttactactatcttgtggagttttggaggaggaagggtgtggagaaacaccatatatatgtaggtttatgggctgatagttattcgtaacatttccaggttgtttgacacgactacggtggtcgtcgtatgtatggagtgattaggctgtgtgtggactatttcgggaggctcaatatgtttattattgatgatgtttgggctgtttggtgattgttttgaatggtgtgaggtcatatatataggggaggtgctgtccgtttcatcgtaaaataggttgtggtcgatacataatagttatgacgcttaaatgataacgatagtatcgtttctcttattgtagactaaggagttttgacaattgcatagcttgagattggggcagtatatacaaggtatgtgaggctatccctttccttcttttgcacgactccgattgtacataatgtaatgaacgagcttccaaagatactctactcttagaagctagcagtacttacattgttttccctcttatggaacgattgatgttaatgttgcttctcttattcttatgttatcaatgttgttcatacttcctgaatcttataaggttcatagtgaagacttagtcctaataacgtgtacagaggataccgaccttacgtcactccgaaaggtttagaatgtgattccatgagtcgagcatgcattatatatatgtatctattttactctaccgagccacgctatagttggccgggtacggcacctattgtgcaaccactgatcagttgggttttaccgagctccacgtggccgggtacgattctaccgagcctattatggccgggtacgatatgatgatgatgatgcccacagaggcgaatgctttaaaggtttatgtatttatacatatgtatcatgcatttcatgtaagtagccctcagaggtactaagatattacaggttgtatattctctatccttgcttacattactgatcgtatttatggttccttgccttacatactcagtactttattcgtactgacgtccttttatttgtggacgctgcatgtcgtgctgcaggtcctgatagacagacaggtgcagctcccccaccacagtagactgtccagttcagcggtgattggcgagatcccttctccggacttgccttggtcttggtatgcaatttttgttatagacattatgggtatgtcggggccctgttccggctatgttgcaacacttatgttcttttagaggctcatagacaagtgtcggctcatgtatagtttggtatgccttgtcggctagtttttgttgtatagtctttcatagtagcgtggtagctcataccttatatgtagtttcttgattgtctggtcatcccctgctatgtatatgcatgccatcatattttattgctggttgtccatgatctaggtctaccatttatattgatctcgtcagccttaaaagataataatgaaggttatatgacatgtacgttggtgctcggcaagtgtggtcgggtgctagtcatggcccttcagtttgggtcgtgacatagttAACCAActctattatgtatttgtttggttgcatgcgtcataccgaccttttctttcttccgattgcaaacttccccttttctttcttttcttttccttcctttcgttctctctttgtttttattctctcttgatttttatttttctctcttttctttcttgtttttccgctatttttgtctctcttttatttggttacagtcgaatcctatggagattgcctacgtattatgaccccgcatgaatcagaccaaacgtagttcttggggataagtgtgaagtaaaacattttgggattttcagttttcatatatatatatatatatatataacgctattacaaatatatatatatatatatatataatgatattacaaagactgaaactaacagactcgaaagaaactaacagactcgagatacagactcaaaaacaaacaacccacatactctgataacagaaatacagactccaaaacaactggcagactttaacggaaagaaaacacagactcaataaatcacgaatacatcaatgcctcaattgtccctaggacccgcgaggcatcattcggccttgttgcgggccgactcgctaaatccccctgaaggtggtagagatcttccattactcGGTGAACAAAAATTATCACAatagcgaagaacatagatctcgtcatatcctcacagctactgcacttcattgcgaTATATTTGGtgacccttttgactcgctctcttatgacacccttctcttgcaacaaacgcccaatttgtttggttctggcttccaaagttcgttcggctacctggttctaCTCTTGGAGTTGTTTCAAGTCCctttctagccgtgccattaaggcgtaacaatgttctctttcatccttaaaatttttggcttgtttagccatttcacccttgaggttgccaattgccttttcccaacctgtgacaaACTCGAACTCAATCCATTTCAACCCCAAATAAAGCAAAACTGCCTCAGGAATGGAAAGCCTCAGGGTTTCAAAGCAGGAGGTTCAATAGAACagtgttttttaaaaaaaaattcaactgTTTGTGATTTTTCTGAGCCTTTCTTCTTTTCAGCTCTTGgttctgccttgaaaggcaagaaatgatgcctttataggcaagaaacaGGGCAGCCTAAAAGAATTCAGATTTGCACTTCtacccttttgatattttcattcttgcTTAGCTATCCCTAAGTTAAAAAACAGATTTCCACATTAATTCCCACCCCAGCTTCTTAGGAAGCTTCCTATTTTGTTACACCAAAGATTCCCTAAGCCAATTTCCTGAACTACCCCCCACAACCTCTGAAATTACCTTGGACCAAATGGGGTCAAATGAACAAAGACCCGGACCCAAACTTGTCCAACGGGCAGGCTTCCAAATTTGGGCCTTCACTCAATGAGCTGAAACTGACCAAACCCTAAAACCCAATTCGAACAAACTTAAAGAGAAGGCATCCCAAATCGAAACTGAGACGGCCCAATTAGCAATTATCTGACTACCAAATAACACAGAACAATTAAACTTCAAACTAAATGGTTTACTAACTAAACTTAACCAAACTAACAATTTTAAAACTAACCTAACAAGACTCCGATTACTCATGCATGAATGAATAGATTCCGGAACAAGTGAAGAATGATTCGAGAAgaggagaagaaacagaaaatttgAAAACAAACGAGGGACAGAttaaaccaaaagaaagaaagaaaaaaaaatacctgAGAAAAGTTCAAAAAATAAAGGGAAGCCTGGGTCTTCAGATCCTCGGATTTTCTGGCCAAATCTGAGGTTAATCATGTGCTCTTAtgaagaacacacgaataaactCAGATACGGCACAAAATTTTGCCAAAACTTGACTTGGGCTTTCTGGGGTTCATTTTTTATCTGATATTCGAGGAGCTGGGGCAACATTCGAGGGAAACGGAGTGGGGATTCGGAACGAAGGGGTCAGGGTGGTTcggtggtgtgattttggtggcgtttggaggtggcTCCGCCACCGGAGGCCGGGGATTAGGGGGCAGCTCAACTAGGGTTTCGGGTGTTTCTGGTGGGGTGTTGAGCAGAAGGAGATCTGAGGGAGGGGGAACAGGGTTCGGACACTTAAATACTCCCAGGGCTTCAGTTCTGAGCCGTTCgatcaaggggagatcaacggctcagatcaatacttattgaaacgacatcgtttcgttTGGGGGGGGGATACGGACCGGGTCAGGCGTGGGTTGGGCCGGGTATTTGGGTGATTTTCATTTGGGCTGGGACAATTAAATTGGGTTTGAGCCCAGATTTGGAtttctttcattctttctttttcctttttcaatttcacaattcttttctttttccaaaattaaaaaaaaatcctaaattaattaataataatttttaaagtaAATTATCCTACCCAATTAAATTAATCACTCAtaatggtatttacaataattaattaaatcctaaatttaaataaaaattatataattcaaaattaaaaagtaaaaatgcaaaatgaattattttttgtgattttcattttttataaaacaaactaatttgctaattaatctgaaaatgtaattaaatcctaaatgcggatgcaacatatatttttgtatttttcctgaATTAAATAACATAGTGCAcaaacaaatgcaaataattaacaaaaaatgccacgaaatccaacaaaattgcaaacactgaaagaaattattttgttttgaatttgttggagcaattcatatagggaaaaaatcacgtgctcacagcttcccctctttgcccggaaacacgaagagttttcgtgcaaatataagtgagcggatacgagcgatttttgcccgtttgaatactccgtgggaagcatttttgaaagatttgaccgcaccttgcttctgaggttgcctacatatccttggctaaaaaggaatcaggtcagtgtagttcaggaatgtttggtagctgggactaccatggagctgtgatttcactgttgttgttactgctgctactgcttactgaacccccttattacactaTGACAAAATGAAAAGAATCTAGACTAGcatatgatctatgcattacaaaatcatatctatatcttcaaacttgctcttatggttcttgttgccttgttgactggtATTCTcctggtggaatccccttgttgccgccttgaattgtaatcttaAATGCTTCCCTTTCTCCAGGCGGACACCCGCTTTctaaaacttgaatgtattcccttgttctccaggtgggctcctgattactgaacttgaaatgtattcccttgttctccaggtgggctcctgattactgaacttgaaaatgtattcccttgttctccaggcaggctcctgacttctgacttgaaatgtattccctgctctccaggcgggctcctgacttctgacttgaaatgtattcccttctctccatgcgggctcctgactgctacgcttgaaggtattccctgctctccaagcgggctcctgactgctgcatttgaaagtattccctgcttttcaggcgaactcctgattgctgaacttgaaaatatattccctgctctccaggaaggctcctgactgctgcatttgaaagtattccttgctttccaggcgggctcctgattttaactTGGAAGTactccatgctctccaggcgggctcctgacttcaaaataaacaaaacaaagaaaattttcctaccccagtttggtggctgggcatagatgtgagtgtaaaactaaatcgtattaccaagtattactaagaattgaaaggtaggtcccattatccaggagggtcctgaaattccTAGTTAAACGTCAATTAAAAATCTAAGTTATCTCTTCTaaagtgtgacttctgctaaatcttgttatctaaagaatctttaaactactccccattatccaggagggtcctgaaaaatcaaaggtcaaatttcaTCTTAAGGAtgacaactttcatggctgaattatactatcctacagtagaacttacgctaaatgttgttatctactTGAAATCTTAAActaagtctcattattcaggagaGTCCTGGCAACTCCTATTCTCGAACCTGCAAACTTTTAAacaaacttatattcctttgggatacatttattctagattatgctatttttgaactttaaactaggtcccattttccatgagggtcctgaaagtttacggtcaaacctattTTGGTGCTTGCTATTTTCCCCTACGGAGAGTTTTTCCGAATCAAACaaatttttctgcccctgtttcaatcaaagaaaattttgtcagtttaaagtggtggttagccgatggcattcttgctgaagatctttttGCTGCAAtgttttgttctgactggcttctccgaactggccctgaaccgctttgactttctgactgactttcaaaccctaTTACCATTGACgagccgagtgttctatacccccgctgttgttttacctctgacccctttatctgaacttttgcatctcccatgacattgtcaaaccatttcaccgatgaaacttccggtgattccttgtatccccctcttacatcatgttatccttagtatgctccGACCACgatgtgctttgcaattttggaagttggtagtgagcttcgacttgctttgaacaagactgacattgaaacatctttagataaatacccaaaagaaaatgaaatgcaatgactttgcgggttaaggataagaagaatccaaaaccaaatAACTGctaacaaaaggaaaaagaaaaagaaacttatctgagtggaacagttggtaccaatgatcatgacatgcatttcggattaatcggcccaatctgtccaaccaatcaactttcagttgtcgtacttcgttgccccagaatttccatgacctgattactttacccaaaccttgaccttgttcatcctgcggcgccttgaaaggttttcaccagcagacctctttcattcgttcatctctcaactcactttcgccttacggtgcccgtgagggttttcaccaataagactctctcattttaatttctctaaactctcatcgccttacggtgcccatgagggttttcaccaataaggctctctcatttttatttttcctgcttgaaccaaaGTGTTACCCCTAACATgaaattacctttacctgctcgacttgacatttctcaaagactgatcagaaggtctttctttggaccgtaatgtgggattttggacagggttagaaagaaagggtataaaaggctcaaaacaattcaagtgggttaaagttacaactttcggaatcaggtttctcacaacaaacacaacttctgccccagtttcttgcttgggggcttttggattttttttttatgagaccgaaccgtgaggctgcttacgtatccttaaaaggaatcaggtcgaacgtagttcatgtcacaggaattactttgttgttgtgattttctcttttcttttcctttctctttttgctttctttttctctttttgttgttgtctcttttttcttcttttttcttttcattcttttctttatctttttttttcaagtttcatttttcttctctccctttcgttcttttcttttctccttttcctttacttttctttcacgcttgtgcttctgatctttgctactgattccgaaggAGGGGtaagaaaggaaataaataaggctcaaaaggggtgacgagggataaagtgttttagataccagaacaaaatgtcttcgtcatttcaatcttcaaaatatgccaaatacaaacaagtac from Nicotiana sylvestris chromosome 12, ASM39365v2, whole genome shotgun sequence encodes the following:
- the LOC138882939 gene encoding uncharacterized protein, whose translation is MAFRIGKDGALRYQSRLCVPNVAGLREKIMNEIHQSRYSIHPGSTKMYHDVKEQYWWDNMKKSIAEFVAQCPNCQQVKIDGQAERTIQTLEDMLRACVLDFKGNWDDHLPLIEFAYNNSYHSSIKMAPYEALYGRRCRSPVGWFEVGETELYGPDLIHQAIEKVKVIQERLRTAQSRQKSYSDVRRRDLEFEVGDWVFLRISPMKGIMHFGKKGKLSPRYIGPKCIGDPSRVVPIKDVQVTEDLSYEEVPVAILDRQVRKLRTKDVASVKVLWRNKNMEEMTWEAEEEMKSKYPYPPLGIPARFKTYLDGSDSWTPFSLISSIPGLGDEVSMRSSPDGEEGTSKPNKGKKRKKEALAESSKLEKPKARSIAEAVVFGRCSVVVCSTAGREETTGKLDVAVGRGAGEGDTAAAAATAAARLGDGCLTMV